Genomic DNA from Candidatus Tanganyikabacteria bacterium:
GAAATGCCTTTCGCAGATGCCGAGAGATTTCCGGAACATCTGCTCTGCCTCGTTGAGGCGCCCCGTCCGGCTGAGCAACGACGCCAGATTGTTCAGGCAGCACGCGGCGTCAGGGTGGTCCTCGCCGACTCCCGACGACACGATGTCCAGGGCTTCGCGATAGAGAGCTTCGGCTTCCGAGACCTTTCCAGATTCGAGACAGAGGCTCCCGAGATTGTCGACAAGCGCGGCGTGCAGGTGGGTCCGGCCGTGTTGCCGCACGATGGCCAGTGCGCGCCTAGTATGGTGCTCGGCCTCGTCCTGCCGATCGAGTTCGAGGGCGAGTTGCGCCAGGTTGTTCAGAGGTGCGGCAAGGTCCACGCTGTCGCGGCCATAGGTCCGTTCGGCCAAGGCGATGGCGTCGCGACAAAGCCTGTAAGCGTCGTGGACCTGGCCGATCCGGCTGAGGGCCATCGCGAAGTTGACCTGGGCGTCGATGACGTCCTCGTGGTCCTCCGGAAGTGACTTCTTGCGCAGGTCCCAGCAGCGCCACAGGAGGCCGGCGGCATCGTCGTTCTTCTCGATTTCCAGGTAGACGGCCCCAGCCTGGCCATAGACCGCGGCCCGGGCGAGGTCATCCTTGCGCACGCATTGTCTAGCGTCGAGCACGGCGCTCCGCGTGAGCAATTCGGCCTGCTGGAGGTAACCCAGCCGGCAGAGTAGCCGGGCGACCTTCTGTCGAACGCCGATCCGGCTCTCGGGGGGCATCCGGTCGCAATCGTGCGCAAGGCAGACGACACGGGCAGCCTCCCGGTGGGCCTCCTCGGGACGGCGGCCGGCGATCAGCGAATCCACGAGCAGGCACACTGCGTCGGCCAGGAGACCGGCACGCGCCACGTCCTCCTCCAGCCGGCCGACCTCTCGCCTGGCGACTTCTTCGGCGATCTTGAACTCGCCGGCCTCGAGGCAGGCCCCGGCGTAGGAGAGCCGGAGCCCGACGACGAGGTCGTCGTCGGCGAGACCCGCTCTCTCGTAGAGTGAGATCGACCGCGCGAACTGGCAGGCGGCTTCCCGGTGGCGGCATTGCCCGTCGAGCGCCTGCGCGAGGCCGCCGACCGCGTCGGCAACCCGCACATCCCCGGAATTCGATACCCGAGCATCTCTTGCCGCCTTCCTGAAGTACGCTTCCGCTTCCGCCCATCGGCTGGCCTTCAGCGCTTGCATCCCGTTCTCGAAGTGAATGTCGAAGCTCTCAACTCTCACGGCCTAGTCCTCCTGCGCCCACCATGTGCCGGCGGGCCAAAGGGATGGTTGCGGCAGGCGCAATCATCTAGGCGAGGGTCCGATGTCTGATGTATGCGTCCGGCAGGCGGTGCTCCTTGGACCACGACATCCGGCGGCAGCGAGGGGAAGGATCGATGGAGACGGTGGCAGAAGACATCCTGGTCAAACAGTGGTCCGAACGCGGCGCCGACCTCTTCGCCCGTGGCGAATACGAGAAGGCGTCCGAGGCCTTCGAAGAGTCGATCCGCGTTGCAGCTGGCGTGTTTGAGGATCAGGATCCGCGGCTGGCCCTGCTGCGGTGCGGCCTGGGACATGCCCGGCACGCGCTCCAGGACTTTGCTGGCGCGGCCCTCCTGTTCGACGAGGCGCTCGAGCTGATGGAGATGACCTGTGGTCCCACCCACGAGAACACGATCGCGTGCCTCGTCAGCCTTTTTCGCTCCCTCGAAAGGGTCTCTGCGGGGGCAAGGCCGGATCGGATCCTCGAGAGGCTGGTCGCGATGCTGCACAGGCCAGAGGCCTCGGCTTCCCCGGCCTTGATCCAGATGATGGGGCAGCTTGCGGCGGTGTGTCACGTCGGCGGCCGGCTCGATGAGGCCCGGAAACTGCTCGAACTCCAGATCCGAGCACTCGAAATGCTGGACCAGGCCACAGTCGCGGCCGACCTTGTGCTCGCGCTCAACCAGCTCGGTTGCCTGCACCTCGATGATGCACGACCGCAGGAGGCCGTTGTACCGCTCCGACGGGCGCAGGAGCTCTGCGAGA
This window encodes:
- a CDS encoding tetratricopeptide repeat protein, giving the protein MRVESFDIHFENGMQALKASRWAEAEAYFRKAARDARVSNSGDVRVADAVGGLAQALDGQCRHREAACQFARSISLYERAGLADDDLVVGLRLSYAGACLEAGEFKIAEEVARREVGRLEEDVARAGLLADAVCLLVDSLIAGRRPEEAHREAARVVCLAHDCDRMPPESRIGVRQKVARLLCRLGYLQQAELLTRSAVLDARQCVRKDDLARAAVYGQAGAVYLEIEKNDDAAGLLWRCWDLRKKSLPEDHEDVIDAQVNFAMALSRIGQVHDAYRLCRDAIALAERTYGRDSVDLAAPLNNLAQLALELDRQDEAEHHTRRALAIVRQHGRTHLHAALVDNLGSLCLESGKVSEAEALYREALDIVSSGVGEDHPDAACCLNNLASLLSRTGRLNEAEQMFRKSLGICERHF
- a CDS encoding tetratricopeptide repeat protein, with product MDHDIRRQRGEGSMETVAEDILVKQWSERGADLFARGEYEKASEAFEESIRVAAGVFEDQDPRLALLRCGLGHARHALQDFAGAALLFDEALELMEMTCGPTHENTIACLVSLFRSLERVSAGARPDRILERLVAMLHRPEASASPALIQMMGQLAAVCHVGGRLDEARKLLELQIRALEMLDQATVAADLVLALNQLGCLHLDDARPQEAVVPLRRAQELCEKAFGAYSPLIVDILTNLAAASDARGNPGEAQDLYWHALSLRKILSGPRHPGVAAILNNLGELTARVGPAEESEWFFQEALGILESGWTGHEATRAAILCNLGRLRLSQGRHREAISDLDAAVAYAELGFGPLHPDLAAYLQELAAAEFASGEPKRAEGHLWRAYEILEQLSSQAASKDE